One genomic segment of Cervus canadensis isolate Bull #8, Minnesota chromosome 14, ASM1932006v1, whole genome shotgun sequence includes these proteins:
- the LOC122453118 gene encoding 40S ribosomal protein S27-like produces the protein MPLAKDLLRPSPKEEKRKHKKKNLVQSPSSYFTGAKCPGCYKITTVFSHAQTVALCVGYSTVLCQPTGGKARLTEGCSFRQKQH, from the coding sequence ATGCCTCTCGCAAAGGATCTTCTTCGTCCCTCTCcaaaagaggagaagaggaaacacaagAAGAAGAACCTGGTGCAGAGCCCCAGTTCCTATTTCACAGGTGCAAAATGCCCAGGATGCTATAAAATCACCACCGTCTTTAGCCATGCACAAACAGTAGCTTTGTGTGTTGGCTACTCTACTGTCCTCTGCCAGCCTACAGGAGGAAAAGCAAGGCTTACAGAAGGATGCTCTTTCAGACAGAAGCAGCACTAA